In Sphaeramia orbicularis chromosome 10, fSphaOr1.1, whole genome shotgun sequence, the following proteins share a genomic window:
- the slc25a51b gene encoding solute carrier family 25 member 51b, with translation MAVSTMDTESARTPQSQAALTKGGSARLPPGALSARLGSDGRHYFCGSVAALTNICVTFPLQKILFRQQLHGVMMTEAARQIRRDGLSNLYRGLLPPLLQKSFTVGMMFGLYEDFSRVLLNQFIGSGVPDLVTRSFAAALAGTAEAVLTPFERVQTLLQDHRHQQRFNNTLHTFRTLKAEYGMREWYRGLVPILLRNGPSNVLFFGLRGPIKEHLPEAKSWEGHLVNDFVCGGVLGAFLGIMFYPLNVVKSRTQSQVGGPFQPWRQVLLTVWRERGGSVPKLFRGAHLNYHRSLLSWGIINATYEYLLKLI, from the coding sequence ATGGCTGTTAGCACTATGGACACGGAGTCAGCCCGGACACCTCAGTCACAGGCCGCCCTGACTAAAGGAGGCAGCGCTCGGCTACCTCCTGGGGCTCTCAGTGCAAGGCTGGGGTCAGATGGGAGGCACTATTTCTGTGGCTCTGTTGCGGCTCTTACTAATATTTGTGTGACTTTCCCATTGCAAAAGATTCTGTTCCGCCAGCAGCTGCATGGTGTGATGATGACTGAGGCGGCACGGCAGATCCGGAGGGATGGCCTGAGCAATCTGTACCGTGGCCTATTGCCCCCTCTGCTCCAGAAAAGCTTCACAGTGGGCATGATGTTTGGCCTTTATGAGGACTTCTCTAGAGTCTTACTAAACCAGTTTATTGGTAGCGGTGTCCCAGACCTTGTCACTCGAAGCTTTGCCGCAGCTTTGGCAGGAACTGCTGAAGCTGTCCTGACACCATTTGAGCGTGTGCAGACACTTCTACAAGATCATCGGCACCAACAGCGCTTTAACAACACACTCCACACCTTCCGGACACTTAAAGCTGAGTATGGTATGAGAGAGTGGTACCGTGGCCTTGTACCCATACTCCTCCGTAACGGTCCAAGCAATGTGCTCTTCTTCGGTCTCCGTGGTCCCATAAAGGAGCATCTTCCAGAAGCTAAGAGCTGGGAGGGTCACTTGGTAAACGATTTTGTATGCGGAGGGGTGTTGGGTGCCTTCCTTGGCATTATGTTTTATCccttaaatgtggtaaaatcTCGCACTCAGTCTCAGGTTGGTGGACCTTTCCAGCCATGGAGGCAGGTGCTGCTAACAGTGTGGAGAGAGAGAGGCGGCAGTGTACCTAAGCTTTTCCGAGGAGCCCATCTCAACTACCACCGTTCACTGCTCTCCTGGGGGATCATTAATGCCACCTATGAGTACCTGCTGAAGTTAATTTGA